One region of Hymenobacter sediminicola genomic DNA includes:
- a CDS encoding histidine phosphatase family protein — MSFPRRPLYFLLPLLVLLLSSNCGLLTPQHDRYVTIVYVVRHAEKDLTPGLTDPPLTAAGRQRAVALREKIFEQARPSVIFTTNTARTRATVQPLADLMKLTPQTYDARQLPALARQIRRDHRGRVAVVVGHSNTILETVEALGARRPVASVPDEQYGYLFKVKIPRDSTQAATVETQMY; from the coding sequence ATGAGTTTTCCGCGCCGCCCTCTCTACTTTCTGCTGCCGCTGCTTGTACTGCTACTGAGCAGTAACTGCGGCCTGCTTACGCCGCAGCACGACCGTTACGTAACTATCGTGTATGTAGTGCGGCACGCTGAAAAAGACCTGACCCCCGGTCTGACTGACCCACCCCTGACGGCGGCCGGACGGCAGCGGGCAGTAGCGTTGCGGGAGAAAATATTCGAGCAGGCCCGGCCCAGCGTCATCTTTACTACCAATACGGCCCGTACCCGCGCCACGGTGCAGCCCCTAGCTGACCTAATGAAGCTGACACCCCAGACCTACGACGCGCGGCAGCTACCTGCTCTGGCCCGCCAGATCCGGCGCGACCACCGGGGGCGGGTGGCAGTGGTAGTGGGACACTCCAATACTATTCTTGAAACGGTAGAAGCGCTGGGTGCCCGCCGGCCGGTAGCAAGCGTCCCGGATGAGCAGTACGGCTACCTGTTCAAAGTGAAAATACCGCGCGATTCTACGCAGGCCGCAACAGTCGAAACGCAGATGTATTAG
- a CDS encoding ABC transporter permease/substrate-binding protein: MKLLSDLFSFWLAQAGKLGEQTLQHIGLTAASLLLGVLVGVPLGLWLTRRPRLAPWVLGAAGILQTIPSIALLGFLIPLMGIGHWPAILALFLYALLPIIRNTVAGVQGVPAAVVDAARGLGLTDGQLLRRVELPLALPVLFAGIRTAAVINVGVATLAAYVAAGGLGEFIFGGIALNNPVMILAGAIPAAALALAFDAALAGVQRLSVRNLTRVGRALLLALPLLAGLYLLPRATGKLLAGFSPEFVGRADGLPGLRLAYGLRHLPSVVLAPALVYEAARNANVDVIDGYSTDGRIKAYQLQVLHDDRRVFPPYYAAPVVRPQLLAAHPELRAVFAKLTGQLSDSVMTDLNYRVDYLHQEPKAVALQFLRRRGLWQAPRPLAPDAAVVRLGSKIFAEQYILTELYAALIRGYTSLDVSTKTGLGGTTICFEALRTGAIDMYPEYTGTGLLVLLQPPPAVVDSLGGNADAVFRYVQLGFRRRYGLEWLAPLGFNNTYALLMRRQQAATLGIASISDLGAYLQR, from the coding sequence ATGAAACTCCTCTCTGACCTCTTCTCCTTCTGGCTGGCGCAGGCGGGAAAACTGGGCGAGCAAACGCTGCAGCACATTGGTCTAACGGCGGCGTCGCTGCTACTGGGTGTGCTGGTAGGAGTGCCACTAGGGCTCTGGCTTACGCGCCGGCCCCGGCTGGCACCGTGGGTGCTGGGCGCCGCTGGCATCCTCCAAACCATTCCTAGCATTGCGCTGCTGGGCTTCCTGATTCCACTTATGGGCATCGGCCACTGGCCCGCTATTCTGGCCCTGTTCCTGTATGCGCTGCTGCCCATCATCCGCAACACGGTAGCGGGTGTTCAGGGCGTGCCGGCTGCCGTGGTGGATGCGGCCCGCGGCCTGGGCCTCACCGATGGGCAACTGCTGCGCCGGGTAGAGCTGCCGCTGGCTCTGCCCGTGCTGTTTGCGGGCATCCGGACGGCAGCGGTTATCAATGTGGGTGTGGCGACGCTGGCAGCCTATGTGGCGGCTGGTGGCCTGGGGGAGTTCATTTTTGGCGGCATTGCCCTCAACAACCCGGTCATGATTCTGGCGGGCGCTATTCCTGCGGCGGCGCTGGCACTGGCTTTCGATGCGGCGCTGGCCGGCGTGCAGCGCCTCTCAGTACGAAACTTGACGCGGGTGGGCCGCGCCCTGCTGCTGGCGCTGCCGCTGCTGGCGGGCCTCTACCTGCTGCCCAGAGCCACGGGCAAGCTGCTGGCCGGCTTCAGTCCGGAGTTTGTGGGGCGTGCCGACGGACTGCCGGGGCTGCGCCTGGCGTATGGGTTGCGCCATCTGCCAAGTGTGGTGCTGGCTCCGGCCCTAGTGTACGAGGCGGCCCGCAATGCCAACGTCGATGTGATTGATGGCTACTCTACGGATGGACGCATCAAGGCCTACCAGCTGCAGGTGCTTCACGACGACCGGCGCGTTTTTCCGCCCTACTATGCCGCTCCGGTGGTGCGGCCGCAGCTGCTGGCAGCCCATCCGGAACTGCGCGCCGTGTTTGCGAAGCTCACCGGGCAGCTTTCCGACTCCGTAATGACGGACCTCAACTACCGCGTCGATTATCTGCATCAGGAGCCGAAGGCAGTGGCCTTGCAGTTTCTGCGGCGGCGCGGGCTGTGGCAGGCACCCCGGCCGCTGGCCCCAGATGCTGCCGTCGTGCGGCTGGGTTCCAAGATTTTTGCCGAACAATACATCCTGACCGAACTGTACGCGGCGCTTATCCGGGGCTATACTTCACTCGACGTCAGCACCAAAACCGGACTGGGCGGCACTACTATCTGCTTTGAAGCCCTGCGTACCGGCGCCATCGACATGTATCCGGAATACACCGGCACGGGCCTGCTGGTATTGCTGCAGCCGCCACCTGCCGTCGTCGACTCATTGGGTGGCAATGCCGACGCAGTGTTCCGGTATGTGCAGCTGGGTTTCCGGCGACGCTACGGGCTGGAATGGCTGGCGCCGCTGGGTTTCAACAACACGTATGCCCTGCTCATGCGCCGGCAGCAGGCCGCCACGCTGGGTATTGCGTCGATTTCTGATTTGGGGGCGTACCTGCAGCGGTAA
- the surE gene encoding 5'/3'-nucleotidase SurE gives MTAKPRKPLILISNDDGITAPGIATLVRVMRRIGEVVVVAPNSPQSGMGHAITIGTSLRLDPSTIFEGIESYECSGTPADCVKLAKHHVLKDRQPDLVVSGINHGSNSSVNVLYSGTMSAAIEAAIEGLPAIGFSLCEYGHNADFEHAEAWVEHIARQALEHGIPTGTALNVNIPKKSEAPIAGIRLCRQARAKWQEEFDLRYDPYKRPYYWLIGEFVNLDQGTDTDEWALANNFVSIVPCQFDLTAHHVIGDMNAHWQLGPSLPVQQKPTPHLGSATPAPGESAEGLG, from the coding sequence GTGACTGCCAAACCCCGTAAACCGCTGATTCTGATTTCCAACGATGACGGCATTACTGCGCCCGGCATTGCCACTCTGGTACGCGTAATGCGCCGCATCGGTGAAGTGGTGGTGGTAGCGCCCAACTCGCCGCAGTCTGGTATGGGCCATGCCATTACCATCGGTACGTCATTGCGCCTTGACCCCAGCACTATTTTCGAGGGAATTGAGTCGTATGAATGCAGTGGCACGCCCGCCGACTGTGTGAAGCTGGCCAAGCACCACGTGCTGAAGGACCGCCAGCCCGACCTGGTCGTGTCCGGCATCAACCACGGCTCCAACTCCTCGGTGAATGTGCTGTACTCGGGCACGATGTCGGCGGCCATTGAGGCGGCTATTGAAGGGCTACCAGCCATCGGGTTTTCACTCTGCGAATACGGCCATAATGCCGATTTTGAACACGCCGAGGCCTGGGTAGAGCACATTGCTCGGCAGGCGCTGGAGCACGGCATTCCAACGGGTACTGCCCTGAACGTTAATATTCCCAAGAAGTCGGAGGCGCCTATTGCTGGTATCCGGCTCTGCCGCCAGGCCCGCGCCAAATGGCAGGAGGAGTTTGACCTGCGCTATGACCCTTACAAGCGCCCTTACTACTGGTTGATTGGCGAATTTGTGAACCTCGACCAGGGCACCGATACTGATGAATGGGCACTGGCCAACAATTTCGTGTCCATCGTGCCCTGCCAGTTCGATCTGACCGCGCACCATGTCATCGGGGATATGAATGCCCACTGGCAACTCGGCCCCAGCCTGCCGGTGCAGCAGAAGCCTACCCCACACCTGGGCAGCGCCACGCCCGCCCCCGGCGAGTCGGCGGAAGGGTTAGGGTAA
- a CDS encoding M28 family peptidase — MRNIFRPFALAGMLLAAAGSATAQSAAATTSKTDSLNIRKLYDEALLRGQSYANLRDLCTRIGGRLSGSPQAEQAVQWGKTEMEKIGLDRVYLQEVMVPHWVRGAKERARATGAKGKGIDFNVCALGGSVGTNGKLKAQVVEVKSMAELAALPADKVKGKIVFFNRPMNPAYVETGRAYGEAGDQRRSGASEAAKRGAIGALVRSLSLAHDDYPHTGAMRYEDGVAQVPAAALSTNGADQLSQLLKADSDLTFELEMACQTLPDVKSYNVVGEIRGSKYPDEIITVGGHLDSWDLAQGAHDDGTGCVQSMEVLRLLKVTGLKPERTVRAVLFMNEENGVRGGNKYAEVAKSTNEKHLAAMESDGGGFTPRGFNIEADAATVRKVQRWQPLLQPYGSAEFNAGHAGTDIGPLKGQAKALIGFDCDSQRYFDIHHAATDTFDKVNRRELELGGASMAALVYLLSKYGL; from the coding sequence ATGCGAAACATCTTCCGTCCCTTCGCCCTGGCCGGTATGCTCCTGGCCGCGGCCGGGTCTGCCACGGCGCAGTCTGCTGCTGCCACCACTTCCAAAACCGACTCGCTGAACATCCGCAAGCTCTATGATGAGGCCCTGTTGCGGGGACAGAGCTACGCCAACCTGCGTGACCTGTGCACCCGCATTGGTGGGCGCCTGAGTGGTTCGCCACAGGCTGAACAGGCGGTGCAGTGGGGCAAAACGGAAATGGAGAAGATAGGCCTGGACCGGGTATATCTGCAGGAAGTGATGGTGCCACATTGGGTTCGTGGAGCCAAGGAAAGGGCGCGCGCGACGGGCGCAAAAGGTAAGGGCATCGACTTTAACGTGTGCGCGCTGGGCGGCTCAGTAGGCACCAATGGCAAGCTGAAAGCCCAGGTAGTAGAGGTGAAGAGCATGGCAGAGCTAGCTGCATTACCCGCTGATAAAGTGAAGGGTAAGATTGTGTTCTTCAACCGCCCAATGAACCCTGCATATGTAGAAACCGGCCGTGCCTATGGTGAGGCCGGCGACCAGCGCCGCAGCGGTGCGTCCGAAGCTGCCAAGCGTGGAGCCATCGGCGCATTGGTGCGCAGCCTTTCGCTGGCCCACGACGACTATCCGCACACGGGTGCCATGCGCTACGAGGATGGGGTGGCGCAGGTACCGGCCGCTGCTCTCAGCACCAACGGGGCCGACCAGCTCAGCCAGTTGCTCAAAGCCGACTCCGACCTAACCTTCGAGCTGGAAATGGCCTGCCAGACGCTGCCCGATGTGAAGAGCTATAACGTGGTGGGTGAAATCCGCGGCTCCAAATATCCTGATGAAATTATTACGGTGGGAGGCCACCTCGACTCCTGGGACTTGGCGCAGGGTGCTCACGACGACGGCACTGGCTGCGTACAGAGTATGGAAGTGCTACGCCTGTTGAAAGTCACTGGCCTGAAGCCGGAGCGTACGGTGCGCGCCGTGCTCTTCATGAATGAGGAAAACGGGGTGCGCGGCGGCAATAAATATGCTGAAGTAGCTAAGTCGACCAATGAGAAGCACTTGGCGGCTATGGAGTCGGACGGCGGCGGATTTACGCCGCGGGGTTTCAATATTGAGGCCGACGCCGCTACCGTGCGGAAAGTGCAGCGCTGGCAGCCGCTCCTCCAGCCCTATGGCAGCGCCGAGTTCAATGCAGGCCACGCCGGTACTGACATCGGCCCGCTGAAAGGCCAGGCCAAAGCCCTCATCGGCTTCGACTGCGACTCCCAGCGCTACTTCGACATTCACCACGCCGCCACCGACACCTTCGACAAAGTCAACCGCCGGGAGTTGGAACTAGGCGGTGCCAGTATGGCCGCATTGGTTTATCTGCTGAGCAAGTATGGGCTGTAG
- a CDS encoding OmpA family protein codes for MRASLITVLSAGSLLLGGCNAKEIAALQQQNASLSSSRDQLQAQKTALEQEKARNEEALRSSLLNKNQQVNQLNDNLSGAQQANSALSADLRSKEQRIAEMQRILDQKDAAVKALRQKVGDALLGFNAQDLQVNVKNGKVYVSLSEQLLFKSGSTKVDPKGQDALKKLATALKGNQDVNVLVEGHTDNVPLKGVVSGAKDNWDLSVLRATEITRILTEAGLAAGQVTPSGRSMFVPVAANDSPTNKALNRRTEIILTPKLDELFQILEAN; via the coding sequence ATGCGTGCTTCTCTCATCACGGTTCTAAGTGCCGGTTCGCTGCTGCTCGGTGGCTGCAACGCCAAAGAAATTGCGGCGCTCCAGCAGCAAAATGCGTCCCTCAGCTCGTCCCGAGACCAGCTTCAGGCCCAGAAAACAGCACTGGAGCAGGAAAAAGCCCGCAATGAAGAGGCGCTGCGCTCTAGCCTGCTCAACAAAAACCAGCAGGTAAATCAGCTGAATGACAACCTGAGCGGCGCCCAGCAGGCCAACTCGGCCCTTTCTGCTGATTTGCGCTCCAAAGAGCAGCGTATTGCTGAAATGCAGCGCATTCTGGACCAGAAAGACGCGGCTGTGAAGGCCCTGCGCCAAAAAGTTGGGGATGCTCTGCTTGGGTTTAATGCCCAGGACCTGCAGGTGAATGTCAAGAACGGCAAAGTATACGTGTCGCTCTCGGAGCAGCTGCTGTTTAAATCGGGCTCAACCAAAGTGGACCCTAAGGGCCAGGATGCACTGAAAAAGCTGGCTACAGCGCTGAAAGGCAACCAGGATGTGAATGTGCTGGTAGAAGGCCACACCGATAACGTGCCTCTGAAGGGCGTGGTGAGTGGCGCTAAAGACAACTGGGACCTAAGCGTACTGCGGGCCACTGAAATTACCCGCATTCTAACCGAGGCAGGCCTGGCCGCCGGCCAAGTGACGCCTTCGGGCCGCTCGATGTTTGTGCCAGTGGCCGCCAACGACTCCCCAACGAACAAGGCCCTGAACCGCCGCACCGAAATCATCCTGACGCCTAAGCTTGATGAGTTGTTCCAGATTCTGGAAGCCAACTAG
- a CDS encoding sensor histidine kinase, protein MRLEAKLALFNALSKLLLVLLGALVIPPVVSRVAVSHTDQRLHEKKQEVLSLIARDGLAAFVRQEQDEAYADYNILKQEYITLTPEQGPAVALPEEKIFDEQRQVDKQVEDFRILSYRFLAQGRPYRLEIGSSLATVELLEDTLRRLALWVLIIGALLTIATDAAFARFLLRPLGELITRKLRNVRHPSAFPFAPIPTSTTDFRRLDDSLNEMMRQIQSAFEKEREFMSNVSHELLTPVSILQSRFENMLQDPELSHAHSLKIVDSQKTLYRLRNTVRTLLLIANIENEQYLREDTVSLSAVLAEVINELDDRLAQRELHLRVQLEPDYVLTRGNHTLLFTLLFNLVSNAIKYNRWGGNITVTGQPLPGHGYRLAVADTGPGIAPENLPHLFDRFRRFQAAGAAAPEGYGLGLPIALTIATFHEATLTATSEVGKGTTFVLEFGVGQQSGATI, encoded by the coding sequence ATGCGCTTAGAAGCGAAACTCGCCCTCTTTAATGCCCTCTCAAAGCTGCTGCTGGTGCTGCTGGGGGCACTGGTGATTCCGCCGGTAGTGAGCCGGGTGGCCGTGTCGCACACCGACCAGCGCCTACATGAGAAGAAACAGGAAGTTCTGAGCCTCATTGCCCGCGACGGACTGGCCGCTTTTGTGCGGCAGGAGCAGGATGAGGCTTACGCTGACTACAATATTCTGAAGCAGGAATACATTACGCTCACTCCAGAACAGGGCCCGGCCGTGGCGCTGCCGGAGGAAAAGATTTTCGATGAGCAGCGGCAGGTGGATAAGCAAGTGGAAGACTTCCGGATTCTGAGCTACCGTTTCCTGGCCCAGGGCCGCCCCTACCGGCTCGAAATCGGCTCGTCGCTGGCAACGGTGGAGCTGCTGGAAGATACGCTGCGGCGGCTGGCGCTGTGGGTGCTTATCATCGGGGCCCTGCTGACCATTGCGACGGATGCCGCCTTTGCGCGCTTTCTGCTGCGGCCCTTGGGCGAATTGATTACACGCAAGCTCCGCAACGTGCGCCACCCTTCGGCTTTCCCGTTTGCCCCCATTCCCACCTCCACCACCGACTTCCGCCGCCTCGACGACAGCCTCAACGAAATGATGCGCCAGATTCAATCGGCTTTCGAAAAGGAGCGGGAGTTTATGAGCAATGTGTCGCACGAGTTGCTCACGCCAGTTAGTATTCTGCAGTCGAGGTTCGAGAACATGCTGCAGGACCCCGAGCTCAGCCATGCGCACTCGCTCAAAATCGTGGATTCGCAGAAAACGCTGTACCGCCTCCGCAACACCGTCCGGACGCTGCTGCTCATTGCCAATATCGAAAACGAGCAGTACCTGCGTGAGGACACCGTATCTCTTTCGGCGGTGCTGGCCGAGGTAATCAACGAGCTGGACGACCGGCTGGCCCAGCGCGAATTGCACCTGCGCGTGCAGCTGGAGCCCGACTACGTGCTGACCCGCGGCAACCACACGCTCCTGTTTACGCTCCTGTTCAATCTGGTCAGCAACGCCATTAAGTACAACCGCTGGGGCGGCAACATCACCGTAACCGGCCAGCCCCTCCCCGGCCACGGCTACCGCCTGGCCGTAGCCGACACGGGCCCCGGTATTGCGCCCGAAAACCTGCCGCATCTTTTCGACCGGTTCCGGCGGTTTCAGGCGGCCGGCGCGGCCGCCCCCGAAGGCTACGGCCTGGGCCTGCCCATTGCTCTCACCATTGCCACCTTCCACGAAGCCACGCTTACGGCTACTTCAGAAGTAGGCAAAGGCACGACGTTCGTGCTGGAATTTGGCGTAGGCCAGCAGTCGGGGGCAACTATCTGA
- a CDS encoding 2'-5' RNA ligase family protein produces MRSYTKESAALYLLALLPPEPVRQQVWEMKQELHHRTGSRNAIRLPPHITLLPPMRQPDTFTDEASVVLRDFAALQAPFEVGVQGFNWFGSRTLFVEVRVAEALRQFHAALVAHCARYLPAVPQEPRPFTPHMTLATRDLPADQVPALRQEFAARCYEATFPVSTFELFRHNGQQWVGVETFQLTGQP; encoded by the coding sequence ATGCGAAGCTATACAAAAGAGTCCGCCGCCTTGTACCTGCTGGCGCTGCTGCCTCCCGAGCCGGTGCGGCAGCAGGTGTGGGAAATGAAGCAGGAGCTACACCACCGCACCGGCAGCCGCAACGCCATCCGGCTGCCACCGCATATCACGCTGCTGCCACCTATGCGCCAGCCGGATACCTTCACTGACGAAGCCAGCGTAGTGCTTCGTGACTTTGCGGCTTTGCAGGCGCCGTTTGAAGTAGGGGTGCAAGGCTTCAACTGGTTTGGGAGCCGCACGCTGTTTGTGGAGGTACGAGTGGCGGAGGCGCTCCGGCAGTTTCACGCAGCACTGGTAGCGCATTGCGCCCGGTACCTGCCGGCCGTGCCGCAGGAGCCGCGCCCCTTCACGCCCCATATGACCTTGGCCACCCGCGACCTGCCGGCCGACCAAGTGCCCGCGCTACGCCAGGAATTTGCTGCTCGCTGCTATGAAGCCACTTTTCCGGTCTCTACATTCGAATTGTTTCGCCATAACGGCCAGCAATGGGTAGGAGTAGAGACATTTCAGCTGACTGGCCAGCCATAA
- a CDS encoding ABC transporter ATP-binding protein: protein MVPPVTPAIRAQHLSKHYDGHAVVQDVSFELAPGETLVLLGPSGCGKTTLLRMLNRLVEPDSGTVEVFGQDVRHSRPEQLRRGIGYVIQQVGLLPHYTVAENVGVVPRLLGHEPAVIATRTEELLSRLHLPPARYANQYPHQLSGGQQQRVGLARALVADPPLILLDEPFGALDPITRTSIRREFRELEELRRKTMVLVTHDVQEAFELADRILLLDAGQVQQLGTPHELLFSPVNDFVRRFFAAEQLALQLRTLRLTDLLPYLVPGSTNSSLSNRNIIPTTVTIQEAIEALSNASELTIPAEEQVIFVRSADTVSPISLTISSLMGAFGQAIQHLRRS, encoded by the coding sequence ATGGTGCCCCCCGTTACTCCTGCCATCCGCGCCCAGCACCTTAGCAAGCACTACGATGGCCACGCGGTGGTGCAGGACGTTTCGTTTGAGTTGGCTCCCGGCGAAACCTTGGTGCTACTGGGTCCCAGTGGCTGCGGCAAAACCACGCTGTTGCGCATGCTCAACCGCCTCGTGGAGCCCGACAGCGGCACGGTGGAAGTATTTGGGCAGGATGTGCGCCATTCGCGGCCCGAGCAACTGCGGCGGGGCATTGGCTACGTGATTCAACAGGTTGGGCTGCTACCGCACTATACGGTAGCCGAAAACGTGGGCGTGGTGCCCCGCCTGCTTGGCCATGAGCCGGCCGTAATAGCAACACGTACCGAGGAGCTACTCAGCCGGCTGCACCTGCCCCCGGCCCGATACGCTAATCAGTATCCGCACCAGCTTTCAGGCGGGCAGCAACAACGGGTGGGCCTGGCCCGCGCGCTGGTCGCCGACCCGCCGCTTATCCTGCTCGATGAGCCCTTCGGCGCCCTCGACCCGATTACACGGACCAGCATCCGACGTGAGTTTCGGGAACTGGAGGAGTTGCGGCGCAAAACCATGGTGCTGGTAACGCACGATGTGCAAGAAGCTTTCGAGTTGGCCGACCGGATTCTGCTGCTTGACGCCGGGCAGGTCCAGCAGTTGGGCACGCCCCATGAGTTGCTGTTCAGCCCAGTCAACGATTTTGTGCGCCGGTTCTTCGCAGCCGAGCAACTGGCGTTGCAGCTACGCACACTGCGCCTTACTGACCTGCTACCTTATTTAGTTCCTGGTTCAACAAATAGCTCACTATCAAACCGTAACATCATTCCAACTACAGTAACGATACAGGAAGCCATTGAGGCGCTGAGCAATGCATCTGAACTAACTATCCCGGCTGAGGAGCAGGTGATTTTCGTGCGGTCTGCCGATACCGTCTCGCCAATAAGCCTCACTATTTCGTCCCTGATGGGGGCTTTTGGCCAAGCCATTCAGCACCTGCGTCGCTCATGA
- a CDS encoding response regulator transcription factor, whose amino-acid sequence MHVLIVEDEKSLHEEMRQFLIQSQYIVDSAFSFADASEKVFVNSYDFVLLDLGLPDGDGLTLLREARQNDQQEASFIILTARGDLDDRIKGLDLGADDYLPKPFSLLELQSRMQAITRRKFGLKRQEVAFGQGFQMDVTGRVLRHGEQEVPLTKKEFDLLHYLVLHKNRVLTRLQLGEHLWGNVLEDDSDSNYIDVHIKNIRKKLTPFAPADFLETVRGIGYRVAE is encoded by the coding sequence ATGCACGTCCTGATTGTTGAAGATGAGAAAAGCCTGCACGAAGAAATGCGGCAGTTTTTGATTCAGTCCCAATACATCGTCGATTCCGCCTTTTCCTTCGCCGATGCGTCCGAAAAGGTCTTCGTGAACAGCTACGACTTTGTGCTGCTGGACCTGGGCCTGCCGGACGGCGACGGCCTGACCCTGCTCCGAGAAGCCCGCCAAAACGACCAGCAGGAAGCCTCATTTATCATTCTTACGGCCCGCGGCGACTTGGACGACCGGATCAAAGGCCTCGACTTGGGCGCCGACGATTATCTACCCAAGCCCTTCTCGCTTCTGGAGCTGCAGAGCCGAATGCAGGCCATTACGCGCCGTAAGTTTGGGTTGAAGCGCCAGGAAGTTGCGTTTGGGCAGGGCTTCCAGATGGATGTCACGGGCCGCGTGCTGCGCCATGGCGAGCAGGAAGTGCCGCTCACCAAAAAGGAGTTTGACCTGCTCCACTACCTAGTGCTGCACAAAAACCGGGTTCTGACGCGCCTGCAGCTGGGGGAGCACCTCTGGGGCAACGTGCTAGAAGACGACTCCGATTCCAACTACATTGATGTGCACATCAAGAACATCCGCAAGAAACTCACGCCCTTCGCCCCCGCCGATTTTTTGGAAACGGTGCGCGGTATCGGCTATCGGGTGGCGGAGTAA
- a CDS encoding S8 family serine peptidase: protein MRPLPFLFFLLSLASTGSAVAQAAPPVAHYWVELRDKAGVRFDAATYFVPEARARRQRQHLPAADSTDFAVRTDYVRAVRLHSDSILLVSRWFNAVACRATPAQAAALARLPGVRQVQPLAHTELVAAARAVAPRKEGHKTISTTDRLLARRQVRTLGADAFGQAALDGKGLRIAVFDVGFNGADQHPAFRELFAQKRIVATYDFARHTTAVFHGGSHGTEVLACLAGRLPDGTPLGLATGADYLLARTERMHREIYTEELDWLAAVEWADRNGADIINSSLGYTARRYFPEEMNGRLSLVARAANLAARKGMLVVNAAGNDGDNEDWRTVGTPADADSVLAVGGLDPETGLHLNFSAFGPTADRRLKPNVAAFGTVLTAAPGGYSRVDGTSFASPLVAGFAACVWQQQRGLTAMQLFQKLQESASLYPYYDYAHGYGLPQAGFFLQKTAATHATKVDFVVEDSILAVNIRPEATRLMVRTLPFYADSLGALPDAKRVPRVGREEPRPLNQGQTQSVVVPESEPVALALPAAGYLYWHVSDSRGVLRRYEVVEVSQRAILRIPRRTLQPGDVVRVYYLGTTHSYPVL from the coding sequence TTGCGGCCTCTTCCTTTTCTTTTCTTTCTGCTGAGTCTGGCCTCAACCGGTAGCGCCGTTGCACAGGCAGCGCCACCGGTAGCGCACTATTGGGTAGAGCTTCGCGACAAAGCCGGTGTCCGGTTTGACGCCGCTACGTACTTCGTGCCCGAGGCGCGGGCCCGCCGCCAGCGTCAGCACCTACCCGCCGCCGATAGCACTGACTTTGCTGTCCGTACTGATTATGTACGCGCTGTGCGCCTGCATTCTGATTCAATCCTGCTGGTAAGCCGCTGGTTCAACGCAGTTGCCTGCCGTGCCACGCCGGCGCAAGCTGCGGCGTTGGCCCGCCTACCCGGCGTGCGCCAGGTGCAGCCTTTGGCCCATACGGAACTGGTGGCGGCTGCCCGCGCGGTAGCGCCAAGGAAGGAAGGCCACAAAACGATTAGCACCACCGACCGGCTGCTGGCCCGCCGCCAGGTGCGCACCCTCGGGGCCGATGCGTTTGGGCAGGCCGCTTTAGATGGCAAAGGGCTGCGTATTGCCGTGTTCGATGTCGGCTTCAATGGCGCCGACCAGCATCCGGCTTTTCGGGAGTTGTTTGCCCAGAAAAGGATAGTGGCTACCTACGATTTTGCCCGGCATACTACCGCCGTATTTCATGGCGGCAGCCACGGCACCGAAGTGCTGGCCTGCCTGGCAGGCCGCCTGCCCGATGGCACACCATTGGGCCTAGCTACTGGCGCCGACTACCTGCTGGCCCGTACCGAACGGATGCACCGCGAGATATATACCGAAGAGCTGGACTGGCTGGCCGCTGTGGAGTGGGCCGACCGCAACGGTGCCGACATCATCAATTCGTCGCTGGGATACACGGCCCGGCGCTATTTTCCGGAAGAAATGAACGGCCGCCTGAGCCTAGTGGCGCGGGCCGCCAACCTGGCGGCCCGCAAGGGCATGCTGGTGGTGAATGCTGCCGGCAACGACGGCGACAACGAAGACTGGCGCACGGTGGGCACCCCTGCCGATGCGGATTCGGTGCTGGCAGTAGGCGGGCTCGACCCTGAAACAGGCCTTCACCTGAATTTCAGCGCCTTTGGCCCCACTGCCGACCGCCGCCTGAAGCCTAATGTAGCTGCTTTTGGTACCGTCCTGACGGCGGCGCCAGGTGGCTACTCCCGCGTCGATGGTACCTCATTCGCCAGTCCGCTCGTGGCCGGGTTTGCGGCCTGCGTATGGCAACAGCAGCGTGGCCTCACTGCTATGCAACTGTTTCAGAAGCTGCAGGAATCGGCCTCGCTCTACCCGTATTACGACTATGCGCATGGCTACGGACTGCCACAGGCCGGCTTCTTTCTGCAGAAAACGGCTGCCACACATGCCACGAAAGTAGATTTTGTGGTCGAAGACAGCATTCTGGCTGTTAACATCCGTCCGGAAGCCACCCGCCTCATGGTGCGGACGCTGCCATTCTACGCCGATTCCTTGGGCGCACTGCCTGATGCCAAGCGCGTGCCCCGGGTAGGGCGCGAAGAGCCCCGCCCACTGAACCAGGGCCAGACACAGTCGGTAGTGGTGCCGGAGTCGGAGCCGGTAGCACTGGCACTGCCGGCGGCTGGCTACCTGTACTGGCACGTATCAGATTCGCGTGGCGTGTTGCGGCGCTACGAAGTGGTGGAAGTAAGCCAGCGCGCCATTTTGCGTATTCCGCGCCGTACGCTCCAGCCCGGCGACGTAGTACGGGTATATTACTTGGGCACTACCCATAGCTATCCAGTTTTATGA